The following nucleotide sequence is from Streptomyces brevispora.
GGCTGTTCATCGCGGTGGCGATCCCGTATCTGATGATGGTGCGCCACCGTCCGGCACCCGGGACCGCGTCCCCGGTGTGGCTGCTGCCCGTGGTGGCCCCCATGGTCTCCGCGGCCCTCGGTCCGCTGCTGGTACCGGAGCTCCCAACCGGCCAGTGGCGGGAGGCGCTGCTGCTGGCCTGCTACGCGATGTTCGGCCTGAGTCTGCTGGCGACACTGGTGATGCTGCCGCTGATCTTCTCCCGGCTCGTCCATCAGGGTCCGCTGCCGCTCGTGCTGACGCCCACGCTGTTCCTGGTGCTCGGCCCGCTGGGCCAGTCGACGACCGCGGTCAACGCCCTCGCCGATGTGGCACCGGGTGCGATCCAGGCCCCGTACGCCTCCGCGCTCAGCGCCTTCGCCGTGCTGTACGGGGTGCCGGTGATGGGGTTCGCGCTGATGTGGCTGGCCCTGGCGGGCGCCATGGTGGTGCGGGCGGTACAGGGCGGGATGACGTTCGGCATGACGTGGTGGGGCTTCACCTTCCCCGTCGGTACGTGCGTCACGGGCGCCGCGGGCCTGGCCCGGCACACCGGCCTGACGGCGTACACCTGGCTGGCCGTCGTGCTCTACGTCCTGCTGGTGACGGCCTGGGCGGTGGCCGGCGTCCGCACGGTGCGCGGGCTGCTCAGCGGAGCGCTGCTCGCGGCGCCGCAGGGACACGCACCGGTGACGGCCCGTACCGCGTGAGGAACCGCCCGTCGACGAGTGCGGCGGGGTGAGTGGGAGACGGCGCGCACGGAACAGCCGCCGGGTCCCATGACGGTCCGGGCCGGACTCTCAGCGGCGCGGGTCGAACGTCGCGTCGATGTGCTCGGCCACCGCGACGAACAGCAGCCGGGTGCCGGGGACCGTGGCCCGCCAGCGGTGGCGCACCCCGCCCGAGAGGAACAGCGTGTCCCCGCGCTCCAGCCGGTACGCCTGGCCCTCGGCCTCCACCTCGGCGGCGCCCTCCGCCACGTACATCACCTCGTCGTTGCGGTGCTGGAACTCGCGCCCCAGGTCGAGCTCGCCGGTGAACTCGAGGGCGCTGAGCTGGTGGCGTCCGCGTACCACCCGGCGCACGCCTTCCACCTCCTGCCCGCCGCGCACCACGTCGACCGCGCGCGCCGAGTCGGCGGCGGCCCGCAGGCGTGCGGGGGTGGTCTCCAGGGCGTCCGCGACCCGGTCCAGGGAACGGGCGCTGGGTCTGGCCCGCTCGTTCTCGATCTGGCTGAGGAACGGTACGGACAGGCCACTGCGCGACGCGACCGCGGCCAGCGTGAGTCCCAGGGATCTGCGCTGTCGTCGGACCGCCGCGCCCACCCGAAGTGTTTCCTTGTCGTCCATGTC
It contains:
- a CDS encoding TDT family transporter — translated: MAIFPRSSTAFPYSGTARRPALRYVGPNWYATVMGTSIVASAGVALPVHVPGLRAVCAVVWVLAALMLAAVLTARAGHWASHRDQARSHLLDPGVAPFYGCLSMALLAVGGSGMVVGKDVIGHQAALVLDVVLYTAGTLTGLFIAVAIPYLMMVRHRPAPGTASPVWLLPVVAPMVSAALGPLLVPELPTGQWREALLLACYAMFGLSLLATLVMLPLIFSRLVHQGPLPLVLTPTLFLVLGPLGQSTTAVNALADVAPGAIQAPYASALSAFAVLYGVPVMGFALMWLALAGAMVVRAVQGGMTFGMTWWGFTFPVGTCVTGAAGLARHTGLTAYTWLAVVLYVLLVTAWAVAGVRTVRGLLSGALLAAPQGHAPVTARTA
- a CDS encoding helix-turn-helix transcriptional regulator; translation: MDDKETLRVGAAVRRQRRSLGLTLAAVASRSGLSVPFLSQIENERARPSARSLDRVADALETTPARLRAAADSARAVDVVRGGQEVEGVRRVVRGRHQLSALEFTGELDLGREFQHRNDEVMYVAEGAAEVEAEGQAYRLERGDTLFLSGGVRHRWRATVPGTRLLFVAVAEHIDATFDPRR